Below is a genomic region from Pseudocalidococcus azoricus BACA0444.
TCCTGTTGGCCGCAGATTTATCCGTTTCCAGTATGGTGGCTTTGGGCTGGGGGGGATTGGTCACGGTTTTATGCTTAATGTTTATTGTTCGCCCCCTGAGTGTGTTTGTATCCACCTGGAATAGTGGTCTGAGATGGCAGCAAAAAGCCTTCCTGGCCTGGATTGCCCCGCGGGGAATTGTTGCCGCCTCGGTCGCCTCCTTATTTTCGATTAGTTTGACCAATGGCGGGATTAACGGGGGAGATGCAATCAAGGCTCTTGTCTTTTTGACGATTCTCTTAACGGTCTTTGGGCAGGGCTTAACGGCTAAGCTTTGGGCAAACTTTCTCCAGGTGCGGGCCCACGGCAATAGCGGCGTGATTATTGTTGGCTGCAATCCCTTGGGGCGATTATTGGGACAACTCCTCCATCAATGGGGCGAGCCAGTCGTCATGATTGACAGTAACCCGACCTATTGTCACCAGGCCCAGGCCGAGGGGTTAACGGTGTTTGTCAGTAGTGCCTTAAATTCAGAGGTTCTCCGGCAAGCGGGTATCGAAAATTTGGGGACGTTTTTAGCCATCACGAGTAATCCCGAAGTGAATCGTGTCTTGAGCCAACGTATCCGCGAAGAGTTTGATCCCCCAAGGGTTTTGGCGGCATTTTCCAGGGTCAATCAGTCCAGTAACGACATCACCGAGCTATCCCAAGGGATTGAAGCGGCCCTGAGTCAAAGCCTGAATGTGAAAGATTGGAATGAATATATTACCGCCGACTCCATCCGCCTGGGGGAAGTGACATTGACCGCCGAACGTCTGGAGATGCAATTGGCCCACCTCCTGGCCCTGGTCAAGTCGGAAAAACTCTTACCCCTGCTGTGGATTCGCCAAGAAACGGTGCGGGTTGTCCAAGGGGATGTGGAATTTCAAGCTGGGGATCAAATTGTCTATCTCCTCCACACCCCTAAACCTGATTTTCTGCTGCCCAGCCCAGTCACCCGTCCCTTAGAAATCAAAACCGTCTTGGCCAATGCCCATCTCTCGTTTGTAGAGCCAAAAACCTAGCTTGCTCCAGCCCACGGCAAATTCAGGTGAATGGGTTAAAATGGGAAGACATCAGCGGACGTGGCGGAATTGGTAGACGCGCTAGATTTAGGTTCTAGTACTGCAAGGTGTGTGGGTTCAAGTCCCTCCGTCCGCATTTATGACTAAACGACAAACAACCGGGTCATGATCGCTAATCTGGGGGCTAAATTCAGCGTTGAGATGGACAATATCCACAGCCGCTGAGGTTGGATTCGTTTGCACCACATTTTGACTGACCCAGATGTGATCTAACTGTTGGGAATTACCTTCGTAGATGTAACTGTATTGCTCCACCTCTGGTAAACGGATTTGGGTCAGATTGGCGAGGTTAGCCGGGGCCTGGCTGAGTTGTTGTAAAGGCAGAGAGAAGGCAAAATCATTCATGTCCCCAAGGAGAATAATTCTGGCCTGGGGTTGCTGTTGTTGAAGTTCGCCGATGAATTGTTGCAAAATTTGGGTTTGGGCCATCCGCGTCCCCTGACTACCCAAGGTTGGTGGCTGATTCAGTCCCATCAGTGGTGCATCACCCCGCTTGGATTTGAGATGGACATTGATGGCATAAATGGTTTGATCCTGCCAGCGGAATTGGGCAATGAGGGGTTTGCGCCCCGCCCGCCAGGCCAGATCTTGGGGCTGAATCCGCCCAGGGTTGTGACTCAGACCAGTGGCCTTAATTTGGACGGGGGTTTGACTCTGGCCGGGGCCTTGGGGATTATTCACCAGGTTAAGGCGTTGGGGATTGTAGAGAAAGGCGACCCGAATATTCCCGCCGGGTTGGCCACCATCCGCATTGTTAATCGGCGAAATATCTAAATACTCATAGTCGGGGCCGCCCTCATGTTTGATGCCATTGATCAGCAGTTGGGCGGTTTGGGCTGCACTGACAATCCCGTTATCAAGGCTGCCACTATCATCTTGAATTTCTTGGAGGGCAATCAGGTCGGGATTTTGTAAGTTCTGGTGGATGGCCTGGGCAACACGGATAATTCGCTCGGGTTCTTGGACACTCAGGTTTTCAACATTAAAGGTAGCGACTGTTAAATGGGTCTGATCACCTTTGAGGGATGTGGTTTCAGGCATTAGTTTTTTGGAACTGGTTGGTTTGAGAGATTGCTCTGGATCAAGGAGAACTTCGTAATTGCCCCAGTTATAGGTGAGGATTCCGGTTAAGTTAGCAAGGCGATCTCCAACTTGGAGGGCTTGATGTTGTTGGGCTTCGGGTAGCAGTTTTGGGTTAATCCGCAGCCGTTCCGGGTTAAAGTCACCATCCAAATAGGGACTCTGACTCAAGGCTCGAATGGTAATGCCGCCCCGTGAGTTCATCCCTGTGGCCTGCTGCCCCCGTTGACTGACGACAAAAAACTGGTGGCGGGAATTTTGGGGGCCGACCACTTGCGGTTCGGGAATCGTCACCCGCATTCCTTCTAAAGATTCGTAAAAGTCTAACCCCCGGGCCTGGGGCTCGAGGGAAGCTGGGGTATTTTTTAGGTTTGTGGCTGGGCGGTAAATAATCTCTGTGGGGGGGCGGCTCAGGACAATTGGGGCGGGTAAGGGCTGGTTCTCCCTCAGGACTTGGATTTCACCCTGGCTACTGATTTGGGTTAAGGGCAGATCCCCAGGGGCTTGTTCTGGCTGGAATTCCCTTACCCGACCTCGGACTGCGACTCGGTTCCCAGGCCTGACTGTGGGGGCAACATTCGTAAAGACAAAGAGTCCCTCGGAAGTCCGGGGGGTAGAATCAGATTGCTCCGATTGGAGATAAAACCCCCGCTGATCCAGGCCAGTGACAATACCAGTTGTGGTAACGATTTGGCCAACTTGGCTCGAAAAATGCTCCTCTCCTTGAATTTGATGAATCGGAGTGATTTCTCCAGATAGGGCAATAACCGGACTGGAGAGGCTATTTGCGCCTAACCAATGCCCGCAGCCCATCACCAGGCCAGCCACCAAAATCCCTAAACTGCCATAAAGCCACTTTTTGCTGAGTGTGGGTTGATAGGTCTGCCAGACACGAGCCAAAAAGTGATGAAAAATCTCTCCGCGGCGTTGTAACTTCCCCATGATTTACCCAGGCCTAGTGCAGATTCCCTTACTATCCTTACCGTGAAAGGGATTTTGCCCGAGTTAAGCAGAACACCTTTAGGGATGTAAATGAAATTCAATTTGATCCCGGCGCAAACTGACATCAAACCGCTGGAGGAAATCTTGCCCTAGGAGGCCCACGCTCATTTCCGGCCCCGCCACGGCCACCGGAATTTGCTGCGTCACCAAGCCCCCCACATCCATACTGCCAATAAAGACAATAGGCATCCGCACTTGACCGTTCGCTGTATTAAAAATGGCGTACTCGACAATATTGGCGGGGGTAATTCCGAGGGCGGTG
It encodes:
- a CDS encoding endonuclease/exonuclease/phosphatase family protein, with product MGKLQRRGEIFHHFLARVWQTYQPTLSKKWLYGSLGILVAGLVMGCGHWLGANSLSSPVIALSGEITPIHQIQGEEHFSSQVGQIVTTTGIVTGLDQRGFYLQSEQSDSTPRTSEGLFVFTNVAPTVRPGNRVAVRGRVREFQPEQAPGDLPLTQISSQGEIQVLRENQPLPAPIVLSRPPTEIIYRPATNLKNTPASLEPQARGLDFYESLEGMRVTIPEPQVVGPQNSRHQFFVVSQRGQQATGMNSRGGITIRALSQSPYLDGDFNPERLRINPKLLPEAQQHQALQVGDRLANLTGILTYNWGNYEVLLDPEQSLKPTSSKKLMPETTSLKGDQTHLTVATFNVENLSVQEPERIIRVAQAIHQNLQNPDLIALQEIQDDSGSLDNGIVSAAQTAQLLINGIKHEGGPDYEYLDISPINNADGGQPGGNIRVAFLYNPQRLNLVNNPQGPGQSQTPVQIKATGLSHNPGRIQPQDLAWRAGRKPLIAQFRWQDQTIYAINVHLKSKRGDAPLMGLNQPPTLGSQGTRMAQTQILQQFIGELQQQQPQARIILLGDMNDFAFSLPLQQLSQAPANLANLTQIRLPEVEQYSYIYEGNSQQLDHIWVSQNVVQTNPTSAAVDIVHLNAEFSPQISDHDPVVCRLVINADGGT
- a CDS encoding sodium:proton antiporter, with translation MDHNLQIMVLVVLAVVAGIGAQVLASVLRLPSIVLLLTVGIGFGPSGLGWLHPQLLGDGLEVLVPLCVALILFEGGLTLELQRSEAEVTRSIRNLVTIGAVITLVGATLAAHWSGEFPWPIAVLYGSLVVVTGPTVVGPLLRQVGAERKLGAILEGEGILIDPLGAILAVVVLNLVLNHDLDPWSGLISLGTRLGVGTLIGWIAGWGLSWFLRQAQFLSDELRNLLVLASVWGTFTLSQVLVSESGLMTAVMLGITLRWAEIPGERVLRRFKGQLSTLAISVLFVLLAADLSVSSMVALGWGGLVTVLCLMFIVRPLSVFVSTWNSGLRWQQKAFLAWIAPRGIVAASVASLFSISLTNGGINGGDAIKALVFLTILLTVFGQGLTAKLWANFLQVRAHGNSGVIIVGCNPLGRLLGQLLHQWGEPVVMIDSNPTYCHQAQAEGLTVFVSSALNSEVLRQAGIENLGTFLAITSNPEVNRVLSQRIREEFDPPRVLAAFSRVNQSSNDITELSQGIEAALSQSLNVKDWNEYITADSIRLGEVTLTAERLEMQLAHLLALVKSEKLLPLLWIRQETVRVVQGDVEFQAGDQIVYLLHTPKPDFLLPSPVTRPLEIKTVLANAHLSFVEPKT